The Patescibacteria group bacterium DNA window CCGATCCCAGTCCGGATTGAGGTCTGCAACTCGACCTCATGAAGTTGGAATCGCTAGTAATCGCAGGTCAGCTATACTGCGGTGAATACGTTCTCAAGTCTTGTACTCACAATAAAAGCGCGCAGCAGCGCATAATTCTAAATGGTTAAAATCCATTCCCCTGATTCGTCGTCGGGGCGTAGCAGAAAGATAGCCTTTTACCGCGAGGTAAATGGTGGAGGATCTGAAAGCAAAAGATAGTCCAACATAAAAATGAGCGTATTGATTTACGAATGGGTGGTGAGCGTAGAGAAAATACACAAAAAACTCAGTTGGAATGTCTGGAAAAGAAATATGCGTGACCTGTGGAGATCTGACGTTGTTATCAGCCTTTAAGGCTGATATAATTAAACTTACGCAGCGTCAGAAGTCAGCTGAGTCATAGTATCCGCCTTAGGCGGAGAAGGCACTCACTCTATGCAAAAGATTAACCCAGATTATATTGTAGGTTTGGTGGACGGCGAAGGCAGTTTTACTGTCTATGTACGCAATCCATCAAAAATTTCTCTTACTCGAAGAGTTAAGATAGAACCAAAATTCTATTTGAAACTAATTGAGAAAGATAAAAGAATTTTGTATCAATTAAAAGATTTTTTTGGTTGTGGAAGTGTGTATTTTCAAAAAGATACACGACCTAATCATCAAAACTGTTATAGATACGAAGTTTATAATAGAAATGATATCCGATCGATCATAATTCCATTTTTTCAGAAATATAAATTGAAGTTTCCTTCAAAAAAGAAGGACTTTGATATATTCTGTAAAATGTTTTCTTTGATTGAGAAGGGTGAACACCTCAAAGAATCTGGTTTGAAGAAGTTGTATACCTTGAAACAACATATGCATTAGAGCTCGCCGTATACGGGAAATCCGTCCGTACGGTGGGAACATAAATTCGTAGTTTAACGAAGATAATCGCCCGTCACGTCAAGGGAGCCGGGAGTGCCCGAAGTTCGTCTTTATGGCGGATTAAGGTAAGTTCGGTGACAGGGACGAAGTCGTAACAAGGCACGGCTAGCGGAAGCTGGTCGTGGATTATATTCATTAAATCTTGTTGAGTTCATAATTTATTATGTGCTTGATTGATTAGGTTGATTTTCCGCCTCTGGCGGATAGAGTGTTGGCCGATGAGCTTTAAGTCTCGGCTTAGAACGGAACAAAAGAAAGAATAATAAGTTTTAGCTATTAGTGGTTAGCCACTAGCCAATAGTGAATTTTAAAATTAAGCAGCCCTGTCGCTTGAAAGTGACGGGGCTGCTTTTGTTTGTAATAATCCCATTTTTCTGTTATAAAATAAGTTGTGCATTAGAATTAGAAATCGTACGATATGGGCATGTAGCTCAGTGGTAGAGCACTTCACTGATAATGAAGAGGCCGAAGGTTCGATCCCTTCCATGCCCACCAGAATTTAGAAAAACTGCCGTATTTTAATACGGCAGTTTTTCTTTATACCCAGTTTTTATTTTTATCGCGAGTTTTTATATTGTATAATCAACATAATTATGTTCATACAGATTTTAAGAAAAGCGGTAGTCGCATTTGTTTCATTTTTAATGCCATTTCTGGGTTTTCTTATACTTCTTAATAGTCCATTTTCAAAAGAGATTTTTTATAGTCCGGTAGTTCGGTCTATTGTTGTGATCTTAATTTGCATGATGGCTTTTATAGTCTCCTATTTTGCGTATCAGATATACAAGAAGAATCATGATGCCAGGATATTTATTATAACTTTAGCTTTTTATGTTTTTGGTTTTGTATTTTTCTTAAATATATTATCCACTGCGAATTTTCAGTTTCTTATTGAAGATGTTTTTGAAGTGACTGAGCATTATGGGCTTTTCCTGGGGTCACTTTTCCTTTTAGGTTTTATTTTGCCGCCAGTGACTCTTGATGCAAAAATATATCAATATAGAAGAAAAATATTTTTTTGGGTATTTTTTGGTTTGCCGGCGATATTTATCTTCCTTGTATTTTCTCCTGGAGTTGCAGAGACTCTTGAACATAATGCCCGCTTTTTTATAGGGGCGACAGGTGTTTTATTGTTAGGTTCATTGATACTTTTATTATATAAATACAGAGACAGCACCAGCAATCTTATATGGAATTTGATCATAGGTTTTTCTATACTGATTAATTCCGCCATAATTCCATTTTTCTATGATTATTGGAATGTTTTATGGTGGTATTTTAATTTTGTTATTTTCGTCTCTTTCTTTGTTATTTTTATCGGCCTTGTCAGTAATTTATTTAAGCAGGTCCCCAAGGGAAAAGAATATAAAGGTTCTGGATTCAAAATAGTTTTTGGGGAGATCCCGATCTACGCAAGAATCAGCACCAAGATGATACTTTTTATAATCTCTATTTCTGTATTGCCTTTGCTTGCCACTAACTATTTTATTTTCAACAGCGCCAAGAATAATCTTCATCAGCAAGTTTTTGACGACCTATCTTTTGTATCGCAGTCTGTCAAGGGGCAAGTGTTTGCTTATGTTGAGTCTGTGGAGTCTAGGACTCTTGATTTTTCATCAGACGGCTTTATAAGAGATAAAGTGAAAGAAATAACGGAAGAAGAATCAATTGAGGCCGTATCAGAGCTTAATAATCATCTGATTAAGAATAAAAAAACTCTTGATGATACTATACTTGGTATCATCATCACTGATCATAACGGGAAAGTTATAGCTTCTACGGATGATAAGGAGATAGGCGCTGACGAATCTAATGATAATTATTTTTTGAAAGGAACAAAGGGTATTTATATATCTGAATTGGAAATAAATCATGGTCATTTTGATAAAGTCAGCGAATCTTTGATTGTGTCTGCTCCATTGACTGATAAGGAGACGGGAGAATTGATAGGCGTTATTATTAATATTTTTGATATAGAGAAAATCCAACATATACTGTCCAGTAATGTAGGCAATAATAGCGGTGGGAATGGCATTGCCGGCATAGAAAGAAATAATTCTGAGGTTTATATTGTTGATCGGAATAAAAGAATGTTCGTCCATCCGGGGGGCGCTAGCCATGAAGCAGGCGATGATCATTACTCAGGCATGGATATTGATACTATTCCGGTGAATAATTGTTTTGAGAAAGGAGAGGATTTTACAGGTATTTATAATAATTATAAAGATGAAGAGGTTGTAGGCGTATCTATATGTATTGCTGACAGGGAGTGGGTTGTGTTGATAGAGAAAGTAAGAGAGGAGGTTTTCCAGCCTTTGTCTAATCTTGAGAATAATCTAATAACAATAGTTCCGCTTACGGTTATAATTATTTTATTTTTTGGATTATATTTTTCCGGACAACTTACTGAGCCGATAGAGTCGTTAACAGCTGTTTCCAAGAGAATATCCGACGGTGATCTTGAAGTGAGAGCGAACATAGACGCTAAAGATGAGATAGGAATATTAGCGGAGAATTTCAATAAGATGACAGATAACCTTATAGAAGCAAGAACATTTCCTGAGAATATAATTCGTTCTATGGGGGATAGTCTTGTCGTCTTAAGTCCTGATGCCAAAATCACTAAAGTTAATCAAGCCACGCTTGATCTTTTGGGATACAAAGCCGAAGAGTTGATAGGTATCCAAGCAGAGAAGGTAATAGGCGTTGAAGCGGCTCAGGCTATATTTATGGGTGCCGGACTTAAGAAACTTTTAGAGAAAGGGTTTATAAAAGATATTGAGATTCCTCTTAAGTCTAAGGGCGGGGAAGATATCCCTGTAAGCATATCGGCATCGGTTATCAAGAGTGAAAATGACAATATTTCCGGTATTGTTGTGGTATCTAAAGATATGAGAATATTTAAAGAGGTTGAGAAAGCTAAATCAGAATTTATATCTATCGCGGCACATCAACTAAGGACGCCTTTGTCTGCCATTAAGTGGACTATGCAAATGCTTATGGATGGGGATTTTGGCAAATTAAATGAAGAGCAGAAAAAAGCGCTTACTGAAGGCAATATTGCTAACGATAGAATGGTCGCGCTTATTGCGGACCTTTTAAATGTGTCTCGTATTGAAGAAGGCAGATTTGCTCTTAAATTTTCCCCTGTAAAATTAGACGCGATGATAGAGAAAATTATTTCAAGCCTTAGTATCAAAGCTGATAAAAAAGGCGTACATTTGGACTATATAAAGACTTCTGATATGCCGGTAATAAATATAGATGATGAGAAGATCTATATTGTCTTGGAAAATCTGATAGAAAATGCAATAAAATATACGGGGGAAGGAGGAAAAGTTATTGTTGAAACGAGTGTTATAGAAGATGATATTGAAGTAAAGATTAAAGATACCGGAATCGGGATTCCTGATACGGAGAAGGACAGTATGTTTAAAAGATTTTTCAGGGGAAGCAATGCCAGGCAAAAGCATACAGACGGTTCCGGATTAGGGCTTTATATCGCTAAGAATATTGTTGAAAAACACAATGGCAGAATATGGTTTGAATCTGTACTAGATGAAGGCGCAACATTCTTTGTAAGATTGCCGATAAATAATAAATCACACTTGTAATTAATAGATAAAGCAATTATAGTTAATAATATAATTAAAAAATTAATCAACTGATAAATATGCCCCAGAAATATATTCTTATAATTGAAGACGAAAAGACTTTATCAGGCCTGCTTAGAGAAAAGCTTGTCGGCGCCGGATATAGAGTTAAAGAGGCTCATAACGGCAAAGAAGGACTTGCGAAAATAAGCGAAGAAAAGCCTGACCTTGTGCTTCTTGATATTCTTATGCCGGAAGTGAGCGGGTTTGATGTGCTTGAGAATCTAAGCGAAAGCGGCATTATCAAGACATTGCCAGTCATTATTATATCTAATTCAGGCCAGCCTGTTGAGATTGATAAGGCCCTTGCGCTCGGGGTGAAAGATTATCTGATAAAGGTTGAATTTACACCGCAGGAAGTTTTAGAAAAAGTCTCTAAACAGATAGGTGAAGGTAGTGAAGTAAAAGATATTAATTTTAATGGTCCAGATAGCAAAGATGCCGCAAATGAAAAACATGCCGTAAAAGAAGAACTTTCAAGTGATAAAATAGCAGATTTGGGGAATTACATTTTGCTTGTTGAAGATGATAAATTTTTAAGCGGTCTTCTTTTTAAAAAATTAAGCCAGGAATTTAAGGTGGAAGTTGCCGGAAATGGAGCGGAAGCTTTTAATAAAATAAAAGGAGGTATTCCTCGTCTAGTGCTTCTTGACCTTATGTTGCCTGATATAGACGGATTTAAAATACTTGAGATACTGAAAAATGATGATAGGACAAAAAATATACCAGTGCTTATTTTAAGCAATCTTGGTCAAAAAGAAGATCAAGATAGAAGCCTTTCTTTAGGCGCTGATGGTTATATGATAAAGGCGCATTTTACCCCCGGTGAGATTATTGAGAAGGCAAAAAGTCTTTTAAAATAAGGTTTTTTGTTAGATGCTTTAGTTGAAAATTTCTTTGCAAATAAGGCCTGATTTTGTTATAATTCAAACTAATGATAATCACTTATTATGGTTCATCTTGTTTCAAGGTGCAGTCAGGTGAGACTGTGCTTGTTTTTGACCCTCCGTCAAAAGAATCGAAATTTAAGTCGCCCAGATTCGCATCCAATCTGGTATTTGTAAGCCATAATCATAAAGACCATAATGGGTGGGAGAATTTTACTGCCGGAGAAAAAAAAGCGGTAGTATTAAGAGGGCCTGGAGAATATGAGTCAGGAGGTACGCATATAAAAGGGGTGCTTACTTACCACGATTCTTCGTTTGGAAAAGACAGAGGGATGAATACTGCTTATGTTGTAAATTTGGAAAATATGAATATCTGCCACCTTGGCGATTTTGGAGAAGTTGAGTTAAGAGGAGAATCAAAAGAAGATATTGGCGAAGTTGATATTCTTTTTGTTCCCATAGGCGGTGATTCTGTTATTGATGCCGAAATGGCCTCAAAAATAGTTTCTCAGATAGAGCCGCGGATAGTTATTCCTATGCATTATGGAGATAGTAAATCAACCGAATTTAAGAAATTTATTAATGAAATGGGCGGTAATGGCAAGCCGATTGATAAGCTTACGCTTAAGAAGAAAGATTTAGAAGGCAAAGAAATGCAGTTTATCGTTTTAAACGCCGAGTAATTTTATGAGCCTATTGGAAAGAATAGAAGAATTGCAAAAAACACCTGAGTCATACCGGCGAAAAATTCTTATAGCCGTTATGGCTATAATAATGCCGGTGGTTCTAATTATTTGGTTTTTTACTTTTGATTTGCCTTCCGTTCAAGATAACGAAAAGAAAGTTGAAATAAAGGCGCCTTTTGCTCTGGTGATGGAAAGTTTTACCGGAACTTACGATGTGTTTAAAGACAGGTTATTGAGTTTAAAATATATAAGTAATTAATTTAGTAATATGAAAATAGTCCCAAGAGATATTGTAAAAGAGATGCGCGAGTCATATCTTGATTATGCGATGTCTGTAATTGTTACGCGCGCACTCCCTGATGTCAGAGACGGCTTGAAACCTGTCCAAAGGAGGATACTGTACGCTATGCATGGTTTAGGTTTGGCTAGTAATGCTAAATATCGTAAGTCAGCGATGGTGGTGGGTGAAGTTCTAGGTAAATATCATCCGCATGGCGACACTTCTGTTTATGAGGCAATGGTAAGGTTGGCGCAGGATTTCTCAATGCGATATCGGTTAATTGACGGACAGGGTAATTTCGGTTCAATTGACGGCGACTCAGCCGCCGCTATGCGTTATACGGAAGCAAAAATGACCAAGATAAGCGGTGAGATTTTAAAAGATATTGAAAAAGAGACTGTTGATTTCGTCCCTAATTATGATGGAGCGCTTAAAGAACCTAAAGTATTGCCATCTGCCATACCTAATCTTTTGATAAACGGAGCGTTGGGTATTGCCGTTGGTATGGCCACTAAGATTCCGCCTCACAACTTAAGAGAAGTCATTGGCGCTACGGTAGCATTAATAGACAACCCAAAGGCGACAACAGAAGATCTTTTAGAGTTTGTAAAAGGACCTGATTTTCCTACCGGAGGAATTATTTTTAATGCTAAAGATATTCACCACGCTTATGCTTCCGGAAGAGGCGGTATCATCGTCCGCGGCGAGACTGATATCGTTGAAGTAAAATCGGGCTCTTATCAGATAATCATATCTTCAATTCCGTATCAGATAAACAAGGCAGAGCTTATCATAAAGATGGCAGATTTGGTGAAAGATAAAAAGATTGAAGGCATCCGCGATATTCGCGATGAGTCTGATAAAGACGGGCTTAGAATAGCAATAGATCTTAAAGCCGGAACTCATCCACAGAAGGTGGTTAATAATCTATACAAAAGAACAGAACTTGAAACAGCATATCATTTCAATATGCTTGCGCTTGTTGATGGCGTTCCGCAGGTGCTTTCTCTGAAGTCTATGCTTGAGAATTTTATACTGCACAGGCAAGTGGTGGTTGAGAGAAGAACCAAGTTTGATTTAAAGAAAGCGGAAGAAAGAGCCCATATTCTTCAAGGATTAAAAAAGGCGTTAGATAATATTGATGCTGTTATAAAGACGATTAAATCGTCTAAAGACAGAGATGAAGCAAGAACGGCGCTTATGAAGCAGTTTAAGCTTACTGAGATTCAGACCAATGCCATACTTGAAATGAGGTTATCTACGCTTGCCGGACTTGAGCGCAAGAAGATTGAAGATGAGCTTGATGAAAAGAATAAATTAATTGCCGAACTTAAAGCGCTTTTAGCTGACGCTAAGAAAATATTGAAAGTTATTAAAAATGAACTTCTTGATATTGCGCAAAATTATGGAGACGAAAGGAAGACTAAAGTAGTTTCAGGGCAAGCTAAAATTATCGCCCATGAAGATCTTATCCCTGAAGCAGAGTGCGTGCTGGTGGTAACTCATGGAGGCTATATCAAAAGGACTGATCCTTCAGAATATAAGCGTCAGAAGAGAGGCGGAACTGGGGTTATAGACCTTGATACGAAAGAGGAGGATTTTGTCACTAATCTTATAACAGCCAATACTCATGACGATCTTCTTTTCTTTACGAATAAAGGTAAAGCATTTCAGATAAAGATGTATGACATACCGGAAGGCAAAAGGGCAAGCAAGGGCAAGTCTATTATGAATTTCTTGGCTCTTTCCGCTGATGAGAATATAACGTCAGTCCTTACTTTCCCAAGAGAGATGAAAAAGAAGAAAATGTCTCTTGTGATGGTGACAAAGAAAGGAGTTATCAAGAAGGTTGATGCCGAGAGTTTCCACGATGTAAGGAGAAACGGAATCATTTCCATAAAGCTTACGGCAGGCGATGAGCTTAATTGGTCATATTTGGTAGAAAAAGGAGATGACATTATTTTGGCAAGCAAGGATGGCCAGTCAGTGAGGTTTAAGGAGTCAGATGCGCGCGAGATGGGGCGTACGGCAGGAGGCGTGCGCGCTATAAAGCTCCGCCCTAAAGACGAGTTGATTGGCGCTGATGTTATAAAGAAAGACGACAAAGACGCATCACTTCTTGTGCTTTCTAAAAATGGTTTTGGCAAGAGAACTAGTGCTGATGAATACAAGGTGCAGAAGCGCGGCGGTTCAGGCATTAAGACTTCTAAAGTCACAGAAAAGACCGGTCCTTTAATGAAGGCGCTTGTGATAAGGGCGGAGTTTGAAGAAGCAATTGCCATTTCTAAGAAAGGGCAAATTATACGAACCGCTTTATCTGATATTCCGCTTCTCGGCAGACAAACTCAAGGGGTAAGAGTGATGAAATTAAAAACCGGGGATAGCATCGCGTCGCTAACCTGTTTATAATAAGCATGTAAGCTTATGAAAACCAATCTAATAACAAATTTAGCAGTTTCAATAATATTTTTAACTGCTTTCTTCGTTGTGCCTATTTCAGTAAATGCTCAGATCCTAGAGTCGTTACTAGAACCAATAATGCCCGGTATGACATCAGGGGAGGGGATCTATTTTGAAATCACAGACAGTGAGTATTTAAATGTTTCTCTAGGTAGTTCTAAAGATATAAAGATAATAATGGAGTCAATGCCGGAGATGATAACGCTCGTGATAGAGCCGGTTCTTTCATCTACTTCCACCCAACTCATCTTTTTCGGTCTTGAGCCTATGACAACTTATTACAAATATCAAGATGATTATCATAATCTTACGGAATTTAAAACCAACGAGGATGGCATCTATACTTACACCCAGGACTTATCAAATCCTCATCTCATCTTCATACAACCTCGAAAAAGCACTAAATTTATTAAAGATAACGCCACAGGAGGTGATTGCACTTCAGTTGGGATTTGGGATTCAGCCACAAAAACCTGCACCCTTATCGCTGATGTTAATGAGACAATACAGATAGACGATGCTAAAATTACCCTTGATGGAGATGGTTATGCAGTAATCGGAAGCGGTACGGGCTTTGGTGTTTATCTTCCTATAATAACGGGTGTTACAGTAAAAAATCTTAATATTTCGAACTTTTTTATTGGAGTTTTTGTTTATATTTCTAGGAATTATTACAATAATGATCAGAATATTATTGTAGAAAATACGATTTCAGATAATTATGAGGGGATCGACCTTAGGTTTTCTTCTAATAGCATTGTTTCGAAAAATATTATTTCTAATAATAATAAGGGAATATCATTTGGTTTTTATGCTGAGAATAATATTGCCATGGATAACACATTCTTAAATTCAGATTTTCTATTTAGTTATTCTCCGAACAATAAAATATATCATAATAATTTTCTTAATAGCTCTGTAATTATTTATGGAGAATCCAATAATCTTTTTGACAATGAGCTTCCTGGCGGCGGAAACTATTGGGGTAGTTTTGACGAGCCCGCAGAAGGGTGTCATGATTCAAATTTTGATAAATTTTGCGACACACCTTATATTTTCTCCGGTGGGCAGGATAATTACCCTTGGGTAAAGCAAGATGGGTGGGAATCACCTCCTATTTTAGATGTTCCGAAATATTACCAAAATACCACTAATACTCCACAAGACCCGGATTGGCCGAATGAGACTTACGACCTTACATCAAATACAATATATCAAAAAGGGTGTGCTTTGGCTTCTGTAACAATGCTTCTGAATTATTATGGTGCAAATACGACCCCTGATACCCTTGAGCCAACTAACCCTCATTCATTAAATCGATGGCTGAATAGAACAGACGGCTATGTTACATCTACTGAGCAATTAGGCAACATAATTTGGGGAGCGATGGATAATTTTTCTGATAAGGAATCATTTGTTAAAGACTGGGAAACTTTTGATTGCACAATAGGGAATTTAGAAGAATGCAAAAATATTCTTAATTATGATTTGGATAATGAAAGACCGGTGATTATTTATACATTTAATATAGATGCGAATATTAATCATTTTGTCGTGGCTACTGGTAAGGCCGATGATAGTTGGTATATTAATGATCCGTTTTGGCTTAATGAAAATACTCCAACAAGACTTTCTGATAATGTTTATCGTGACAAAATCCTAGGCCTCCGTCGATACAAACCTGAACCAGCTACTGATCTATCCTTTCTTAATATAACCTTGGCCTCCCCAGCTGAATTGCTTATTATTGATTCCCAAGGCAGGAAAACCGGTTTTGATCCAATTACTCAAATCACTTACAACGATATCCCTAACACTATTTACTACCATGAGCGTTTAGATAACGATGAAACTGGCCAAATAGGCGTAGAAATAAAAAATTTGTATATCAGCATGCCAGAAAATGCTATTTATAATCTTCAGGTTGTTGGAACCGCCACTGGTCCTTATGGGTTATCTTTTAACAGCAGGGATATAGATGGCGACTCATCTGTTAGTGTTGAGAGCGGCCTAACTCAGGAGCACTTTATATCCGAGTATCTAATAAATTATAATAGTCAGCCAGATAGTCCGGTTAAAATTGAACGCACGGTTACAATTCAGGATATAATAGTTAAAGTAGAAATTGCCGGGAAATTAAATTTAATTGATAATGACGGCATTGAGGATAGCCTCATCCAAAGTTTAAATCAAGCAGAAAAGAAATTAAGTCAGGGTAAAACAGAAACTACCACAAACATTCTTCAATCCGTAATAAATGAGCTTAATGCTCAGTCAGGTAAACATATAGATTCAGGTACCGCTAATATATTGATTGAAGATATTCAATTTATCATTTCTCAAAATAATCTGAATTCTCAATCAGTACGATTATCTTTTATGCTCGCTGACTTACATGAAGCACTTTCCTCTTTTTAAGGTTATTAGCTTATTAATAAATTAAATATGCAAAAAAATATTTATATAGCCATATTCATAATCATCACCATTGGTGTCGGTTATTTTATCTACTACAATAAAGGAGATGGACAGCGGTCAGATATATCACAACCGAAAGATAATCATTATGATATTCCAAACTTAGAGGAGCTGAAAGCAAAAACAGCTGATTGGGATGTTTATGAAGATGAAGAATATGGGATAAAGGTTAGGTATCCGTTAGGGTGGTCATACGAGTCACCGCCGGATGTTTTTAGGGGTGGTCCACAAATAACAAGTTATAATGCGCCTATGATTTTCTCAACCAACAAGCAAATGGAAGGCATAGAGGGAGCAAAAACTATGAGTGGTCTAGGGGGGGGGACTTCGATTAGTATATTTTATTCTGAAGACCTCAGCAAAATTCCCACGGAAGAATCCATGTCTCAATACTACGAAGAGAAAAAATTTAAGGAGATTGAAACTTTTTCTATAAATGGTTTTGAGGGAGTTATCGCCACAAGAGAATATAGTGCAAAAGAGAGAGAGGAAGCAGGTTTAGAAGGAGCATTAAGAATTCAGCAAGGGTTGGTTTTTCGCAAATTTAATGAGC harbors:
- a CDS encoding LAGLIDADG family homing endonuclease; amino-acid sequence: MQKINPDYIVGLVDGEGSFTVYVRNPSKISLTRRVKIEPKFYLKLIEKDKRILYQLKDFFGCGSVYFQKDTRPNHQNCYRYEVYNRNDIRSIIIPFFQKYKLKFPSKKKDFDIFCKMFSLIEKGEHLKESGLKKLYTLKQHMH
- a CDS encoding ATP-binding protein, with translation MFIQILRKAVVAFVSFLMPFLGFLILLNSPFSKEIFYSPVVRSIVVILICMMAFIVSYFAYQIYKKNHDARIFIITLAFYVFGFVFFLNILSTANFQFLIEDVFEVTEHYGLFLGSLFLLGFILPPVTLDAKIYQYRRKIFFWVFFGLPAIFIFLVFSPGVAETLEHNARFFIGATGVLLLGSLILLLYKYRDSTSNLIWNLIIGFSILINSAIIPFFYDYWNVLWWYFNFVIFVSFFVIFIGLVSNLFKQVPKGKEYKGSGFKIVFGEIPIYARISTKMILFIISISVLPLLATNYFIFNSAKNNLHQQVFDDLSFVSQSVKGQVFAYVESVESRTLDFSSDGFIRDKVKEITEEESIEAVSELNNHLIKNKKTLDDTILGIIITDHNGKVIASTDDKEIGADESNDNYFLKGTKGIYISELEINHGHFDKVSESLIVSAPLTDKETGELIGVIINIFDIEKIQHILSSNVGNNSGGNGIAGIERNNSEVYIVDRNKRMFVHPGGASHEAGDDHYSGMDIDTIPVNNCFEKGEDFTGIYNNYKDEEVVGVSICIADREWVVLIEKVREEVFQPLSNLENNLITIVPLTVIIILFFGLYFSGQLTEPIESLTAVSKRISDGDLEVRANIDAKDEIGILAENFNKMTDNLIEARTFPENIIRSMGDSLVVLSPDAKITKVNQATLDLLGYKAEELIGIQAEKVIGVEAAQAIFMGAGLKKLLEKGFIKDIEIPLKSKGGEDIPVSISASVIKSENDNISGIVVVSKDMRIFKEVEKAKSEFISIAAHQLRTPLSAIKWTMQMLMDGDFGKLNEEQKKALTEGNIANDRMVALIADLLNVSRIEEGRFALKFSPVKLDAMIEKIISSLSIKADKKGVHLDYIKTSDMPVINIDDEKIYIVLENLIENAIKYTGEGGKVIVETSVIEDDIEVKIKDTGIGIPDTEKDSMFKRFFRGSNARQKHTDGSGLGLYIAKNIVEKHNGRIWFESVLDEGATFFVRLPINNKSHL
- a CDS encoding response regulator: MPQKYILIIEDEKTLSGLLREKLVGAGYRVKEAHNGKEGLAKISEEKPDLVLLDILMPEVSGFDVLENLSESGIIKTLPVIIISNSGQPVEIDKALALGVKDYLIKVEFTPQEVLEKVSKQIGEGSEVKDINFNGPDSKDAANEKHAVKEELSSDKIADLGNYILLVEDDKFLSGLLFKKLSQEFKVEVAGNGAEAFNKIKGGIPRLVLLDLMLPDIDGFKILEILKNDDRTKNIPVLILSNLGQKEDQDRSLSLGADGYMIKAHFTPGEIIEKAKSLLK
- a CDS encoding MBL fold metallo-hydrolase: MIITYYGSSCFKVQSGETVLVFDPPSKESKFKSPRFASNLVFVSHNHKDHNGWENFTAGEKKAVVLRGPGEYESGGTHIKGVLTYHDSSFGKDRGMNTAYVVNLENMNICHLGDFGEVELRGESKEDIGEVDILFVPIGGDSVIDAEMASKIVSQIEPRIVIPMHYGDSKSTEFKKFINEMGGNGKPIDKLTLKKKDLEGKEMQFIVLNAE
- the gyrA gene encoding DNA gyrase subunit A, translating into MKIVPRDIVKEMRESYLDYAMSVIVTRALPDVRDGLKPVQRRILYAMHGLGLASNAKYRKSAMVVGEVLGKYHPHGDTSVYEAMVRLAQDFSMRYRLIDGQGNFGSIDGDSAAAMRYTEAKMTKISGEILKDIEKETVDFVPNYDGALKEPKVLPSAIPNLLINGALGIAVGMATKIPPHNLREVIGATVALIDNPKATTEDLLEFVKGPDFPTGGIIFNAKDIHHAYASGRGGIIVRGETDIVEVKSGSYQIIISSIPYQINKAELIIKMADLVKDKKIEGIRDIRDESDKDGLRIAIDLKAGTHPQKVVNNLYKRTELETAYHFNMLALVDGVPQVLSLKSMLENFILHRQVVVERRTKFDLKKAEERAHILQGLKKALDNIDAVIKTIKSSKDRDEARTALMKQFKLTEIQTNAILEMRLSTLAGLERKKIEDELDEKNKLIAELKALLADAKKILKVIKNELLDIAQNYGDERKTKVVSGQAKIIAHEDLIPEAECVLVVTHGGYIKRTDPSEYKRQKRGGTGVIDLDTKEEDFVTNLITANTHDDLLFFTNKGKAFQIKMYDIPEGKRASKGKSIMNFLALSADENITSVLTFPREMKKKKMSLVMVTKKGVIKKVDAESFHDVRRNGIISIKLTAGDELNWSYLVEKGDDIILASKDGQSVRFKESDAREMGRTAGGVRAIKLRPKDELIGADVIKKDDKDASLLVLSKNGFGKRTSADEYKVQKRGGSGIKTSKVTEKTGPLMKALVIRAEFEEAIAISKKGQIIRTALSDIPLLGRQTQGVRVMKLKTGDSIASLTCL
- a CDS encoding C39 family peptidase, yielding MKTNLITNLAVSIIFLTAFFVVPISVNAQILESLLEPIMPGMTSGEGIYFEITDSEYLNVSLGSSKDIKIIMESMPEMITLVIEPVLSSTSTQLIFFGLEPMTTYYKYQDDYHNLTEFKTNEDGIYTYTQDLSNPHLIFIQPRKSTKFIKDNATGGDCTSVGIWDSATKTCTLIADVNETIQIDDAKITLDGDGYAVIGSGTGFGVYLPIITGVTVKNLNISNFFIGVFVYISRNYYNNDQNIIVENTISDNYEGIDLRFSSNSIVSKNIISNNNKGISFGFYAENNIAMDNTFLNSDFLFSYSPNNKIYHNNFLNSSVIIYGESNNLFDNELPGGGNYWGSFDEPAEGCHDSNFDKFCDTPYIFSGGQDNYPWVKQDGWESPPILDVPKYYQNTTNTPQDPDWPNETYDLTSNTIYQKGCALASVTMLLNYYGANTTPDTLEPTNPHSLNRWLNRTDGYVTSTEQLGNIIWGAMDNFSDKESFVKDWETFDCTIGNLEECKNILNYDLDNERPVIIYTFNIDANINHFVVATGKADDSWYINDPFWLNENTPTRLSDNVYRDKILGLRRYKPEPATDLSFLNITLASPAELLIIDSQGRKTGFDPITQITYNDIPNTIYYHERLDNDETGQIGVEIKNLYISMPENAIYNLQVVGTATGPYGLSFNSRDIDGDSSVSVESGLTQEHFISEYLINYNSQPDSPVKIERTVTIQDIIVKVEIAGKLNLIDNDGIEDSLIQSLNQAEKKLSQGKTETTTNILQSVINELNAQSGKHIDSGTANILIEDIQFIISQNNLNSQSVRLSFMLADLHEALSSF